Proteins encoded within one genomic window of Deltaproteobacteria bacterium:
- a CDS encoding cytochrome C oxidase subunit I gives MSNEDFRVCSFTGFKVDSRVESLVRWNVIAAVLCLAVGGLMALMVALTRWPSVHLLSPSAYYRFLTLHGIDALLAWIIFFEIALVHYASGILLNSRSASPAAGWAAFALMLAGGAIINVVVLAGGADVMFTSYVPLKASPIYYIGVILFAVGALIGFSLIFFNIVKAKRAGAYERSLPLGTYGMVAAAIIAVLTLAHGAAIMIPTLLWSAGLIPHIDPGVYRLVFWGLGHPSQQINVCAMVAVWYMVAAFTTGAKPINEKLSRTAFVLYIFFINVASEHHLLVDPIFSTWHKIINTSYVMHLAVLASMMHAFCVPASIEVAFRKKGYTQGLFEWLKVAPWGNPAFSSVVLSMVIFGFLGGITGVIFGTEQFNIIRHNTIAITGHFHGTVVGGTTVAFMGFTYLLLPYVFRRKLIMEGAAKLQPYLYGVGVAMLSIGMLSAGQFGVPRRHYDITFAGAPFSFTFDPSVDMFMSMMGVGGVLAALGGALYIVIALGSIFAGEPVE, from the coding sequence ATGAGTAATGAAGACTTCAGAGTTTGTTCGTTTACGGGCTTCAAGGTCGACAGCAGGGTGGAGTCGCTGGTGAGATGGAACGTCATCGCGGCGGTGCTCTGCCTGGCCGTGGGTGGACTCATGGCGTTGATGGTGGCGCTCACGCGGTGGCCCAGCGTCCATCTCCTCTCCCCTTCGGCCTACTACAGGTTTCTCACGCTCCACGGCATCGACGCGCTTCTCGCCTGGATCATATTCTTCGAGATAGCGCTGGTCCACTACGCCTCCGGCATCCTCCTCAACTCCCGCTCCGCCTCTCCCGCGGCCGGATGGGCCGCCTTCGCCCTCATGCTCGCCGGAGGCGCGATCATCAACGTCGTCGTGCTCGCCGGCGGGGCGGACGTGATGTTCACCTCCTACGTGCCGCTCAAGGCGAGCCCCATCTACTACATAGGGGTCATCCTCTTCGCCGTGGGGGCCCTCATCGGTTTCAGCCTCATATTCTTCAATATCGTCAAGGCCAAGCGGGCCGGCGCATACGAGCGCTCGCTGCCTCTTGGCACCTACGGCATGGTGGCCGCCGCCATCATCGCCGTCCTCACGCTCGCCCACGGCGCCGCCATAATGATACCAACGCTGCTGTGGTCGGCGGGGCTCATCCCCCACATAGACCCCGGTGTGTACAGGCTCGTTTTCTGGGGCCTCGGCCACCCCTCGCAGCAGATAAACGTCTGCGCCATGGTGGCCGTCTGGTACATGGTCGCCGCCTTCACCACCGGCGCCAAGCCGATTAACGAGAAGCTCTCGCGCACGGCCTTCGTGCTCTACATCTTCTTCATCAACGTGGCCTCCGAGCATCACCTGCTGGTGGACCCGATCTTCTCGACGTGGCACAAGATAATCAACACGAGCTACGTCATGCACCTGGCGGTGCTCGCCTCCATGATGCACGCCTTCTGCGTGCCCGCCTCCATCGAGGTGGCCTTCAGGAAGAAGGGCTACACCCAGGGACTCTTCGAGTGGCTCAAGGTCGCTCCCTGGGGCAACCCGGCCTTCTCGTCGGTTGTCCTCTCCATGGTCATCTTCGGCTTTCTCGGCGGCATAACGGGTGTCATCTTCGGCACCGAGCAGTTCAACATCATCCGTCACAACACCATAGCCATCACCGGACACTTCCACGGCACCGTCGTGGGTGGTACGACCGTGGCGTTCATGGGCTTCACATACCTGCTGCTCCCCTATGTCTTCAGGCGCAAGCTGATAATGGAGGGGGCGGCCAAGCTGCAGCCCTACCTCTACGGCGTGGGCGTGGCCATGCTCTCCATCGGGATGCTCAGCGCCGGCCAGTTCGGCGTGCCGCGGCGCCACTACGACATAACCTTCGCCGGCGCTCCCTTCTCCTTCACCTTCGACCCGTCGGTCGACATGTTCATGAGCATGATGGGCGTGGGCGGAGTGCTGGCGGCCCTGGGCGGCGCCCTCTATATCGTCATAGCCCTGGGCTCCATCTTCGCCGGAGAACCCGTAGAGTAA